A DNA window from Bradyrhizobium barranii subsp. barranii contains the following coding sequences:
- a CDS encoding helix-turn-helix domain-containing protein: protein MPVRRLKPSRVLGVERFSDFDEFRANEVLGLGTSTPLHPREFSLSRAILPLRDGLFVLQRSFARRFEAEIGTDNGVGLVVPLTFHSIANGREVDSSMIAVMRGKAPVKAIEHHPNTYLMLRFNSDMRHRGWADFDTGLAYVRTQDDPMTRLRAAIVEMFSLASACNDPRQFEALYRPIQETLLAGLDATLLPAGARSARPGSFDKHRKLIAHLDDVVALFGSKPLYSDDLAAALGVSVRTLQVATHAVHGVSLHHYLRLKRLWAVRVQLMTGGDGLTVKAAALGNGFWHLGDFSRSYRLAFGEAPSETLARGRRPLHLAIGA, encoded by the coding sequence ATGCCGGTACGTCGGCTAAAGCCATCGCGCGTCCTCGGCGTCGAGCGCTTCTCGGACTTCGACGAATTTCGCGCCAACGAGGTGCTCGGTCTCGGCACCAGCACGCCGCTCCATCCGCGGGAATTCTCGCTGTCTCGCGCCATCCTGCCGCTCCGCGACGGGCTCTTCGTGCTCCAGCGCTCCTTTGCACGGCGGTTTGAGGCCGAGATCGGCACGGACAACGGCGTCGGCCTCGTTGTTCCCCTCACCTTTCACTCCATCGCCAATGGCCGCGAGGTCGATAGTTCGATGATCGCCGTCATGCGCGGCAAAGCCCCCGTCAAGGCGATCGAGCATCATCCCAACACTTACCTGATGCTGCGCTTCAACTCGGACATGCGCCATCGCGGCTGGGCGGATTTCGACACCGGCCTCGCCTATGTCCGCACGCAGGACGATCCGATGACGCGCCTGCGCGCGGCTATCGTGGAGATGTTCTCGCTGGCGTCGGCATGCAACGATCCCCGGCAATTCGAGGCGCTCTACCGCCCGATCCAGGAAACGCTGCTCGCCGGCCTCGACGCCACCCTGCTGCCGGCAGGCGCACGCAGCGCCCGCCCCGGTTCATTCGACAAGCACCGCAAGCTGATCGCGCATCTCGACGACGTCGTTGCGCTGTTCGGCAGCAAGCCGCTCTACAGCGACGACCTCGCCGCCGCGCTCGGCGTGTCCGTGCGCACGCTCCAGGTCGCGACGCACGCGGTGCACGGCGTGAGCCTGCACCACTATCTACGCCTCAAACGGTTGTGGGCCGTTCGCGTCCAACTCATGACCGGGGGCGATGGCTTGACCGTCAAGGCCGCCGCGCTCGGCAACGGCTTTTGGCACCTGGGCGACTTCTCAAGGAGCTACAGACTGGCCTTCGGCGAAGCGCCGTCCGAGACGCTGGCACGCGGACGCCGTCCGTTGCATCTGGCCATCGGCGCCTGA
- a CDS encoding TIGR00645 family protein, producing the protein MTSEPKAPSAHAGPRPKIGPFAQLIFGSRWLQVPLYVGLIVAQGVYVLLFLKELWHLVAHSFDASEQQIMLVVLGLIDVVMISNLLVMVIVGGYETFVSRLNLNGHPDEPEWLSHVNASVLKIKLAMAIIGISSISLLRTFIEAGNLGTTRSNFTESGVMWQVLIHLTFIISAIGIAWVDRISESGHRKENGRA; encoded by the coding sequence ATGACGTCTGAACCCAAAGCACCTTCGGCGCACGCCGGGCCGCGACCGAAAATCGGCCCATTCGCCCAACTCATCTTTGGCTCGCGCTGGCTGCAAGTGCCGCTCTATGTCGGCCTCATCGTCGCGCAGGGCGTCTACGTGCTGCTGTTCCTGAAAGAGCTCTGGCACCTGGTCGCGCACTCGTTCGACGCCAGCGAGCAGCAGATCATGCTGGTCGTGCTCGGACTGATCGACGTCGTCATGATCTCGAACCTGCTGGTGATGGTGATCGTCGGCGGCTACGAGACCTTCGTCTCGCGCCTGAACCTGAATGGGCATCCGGACGAGCCGGAATGGCTGAGCCACGTCAATGCCAGCGTGCTGAAGATCAAGCTCGCGATGGCGATCATCGGCATTTCCTCGATCTCGCTGCTCAGGACCTTCATCGAGGCCGGCAATCTCGGCACCACGCGCAGCAATTTCACCGAGTCCGGCGTGATGTGGCAGGTGCTGATCCACCTGACCTTCATCATTTCCGCGATCGGTATCGCCTGGGTCGACCGCATTAGCGAGAGCGGGCACCGCAAAGAGAACGGTCGCGCCTGA
- a CDS encoding TerC family protein, translated as MTEFITADALTALLQVILIDLVLAGDNAVVIGLAAAGLPAEQRRRAIIVGIVAATALRIVFAGVATQLLQVIGLLLAGGVLLLWVCWKMWRELREQSAHTELSLSHGGSAGSAPASRKTFGQAALQIVAADVSMSLDNVLAVAGAAREHPYILAFGLLLSVAMMGVAADLLGRVLQKQRWIAYVGLAIIVYVAFEMIYRGSLELAPVIASL; from the coding sequence ATGACTGAATTCATCACCGCCGACGCGCTGACCGCGCTGCTCCAGGTCATCCTGATCGACCTCGTGCTCGCCGGCGACAATGCCGTCGTCATCGGCCTTGCCGCCGCCGGCCTGCCGGCCGAGCAGCGCCGCCGCGCCATTATCGTCGGCATCGTCGCTGCCACAGCCTTGCGGATCGTCTTTGCCGGCGTCGCGACCCAGCTCCTGCAGGTGATCGGCCTGCTGCTCGCCGGCGGCGTGCTGTTGCTATGGGTGTGCTGGAAGATGTGGCGCGAGCTGCGCGAGCAGTCCGCGCACACCGAGCTCTCGTTGAGCCATGGCGGCAGCGCGGGCAGCGCACCGGCGTCGCGCAAGACCTTCGGGCAGGCGGCGTTGCAGATCGTCGCCGCCGACGTCTCGATGTCGCTGGACAACGTGCTCGCGGTCGCAGGCGCCGCGCGCGAGCATCCCTACATCCTCGCGTTCGGACTGTTGCTGTCGGTCGCGATGATGGGCGTCGCCGCCGATCTGCTCGGCCGGGTGTTGCAGAAGCAGCGCTGGATCGCCTATGTCGGTCTCGCCATCATCGTTTACGTCGCCTTCGAGATGATCTATCGCGGTTCGCTCGAACTCGCGCCCGTCATCGCGAGTCTCTGA
- a CDS encoding TerB family tellurite resistance protein has translation MSDAATSNPTEIEITEPSRLNEQAAVALVIAGALVAVADRRVSPVERDEVIRFIRDRGLAPHMSDDRLFAIFDELAERLEEPDFANVVIDTLRPVSDLPLSAHLMELSERVAAADEDVHPHEVQAIKLLRLLTLVLPRAKPVAPGSAGIERRAAAQE, from the coding sequence ATGTCCGACGCCGCCACTTCAAATCCGACCGAGATCGAGATCACAGAACCGTCCAGGCTGAACGAGCAGGCTGCGGTCGCGTTGGTGATCGCCGGCGCGCTCGTCGCCGTCGCCGACCGGCGCGTTTCGCCGGTCGAGCGCGACGAGGTGATCCGCTTCATCAGGGATCGCGGGCTGGCGCCGCACATGAGTGACGACCGGCTGTTTGCGATATTCGACGAACTGGCGGAACGGCTCGAGGAGCCCGACTTTGCCAATGTGGTGATCGACACGTTGCGTCCGGTCTCGGACCTGCCGCTGTCGGCCCATTTGATGGAACTGTCGGAGCGCGTCGCGGCTGCGGACGAGGACGTGCATCCCCATGAGGTGCAGGCGATCAAGCTGTTGCGCCTGCTGACGCTCGTGCTGCCGCGCGCAAAGCCGGTGGCGCCGGGCAGCGCAGGCATTGAACGGCGCGCCGCCGCGCAGGAGTGA
- a CDS encoding nuclear transport factor 2 family protein, translating into MDDQAILAALQRHWAASDANDFEAEHDIYREDAVLDYPQSGERIRGRRTIQESRFVQPNKKRFTVRRIVGGGDLWVSEFVLTYDGVPSYVVSIMEFREGLVAHETQYFGERFDPAPSRAHLVEVVR; encoded by the coding sequence ATGGATGATCAGGCGATACTGGCGGCCCTTCAGCGCCATTGGGCTGCGTCGGACGCGAATGATTTCGAGGCCGAGCATGACATCTACCGCGAGGACGCCGTGCTCGACTATCCGCAGTCCGGCGAGCGCATCCGCGGCCGCAGGACGATTCAGGAGAGCCGGTTCGTGCAGCCCAACAAGAAGCGCTTCACGGTCCGCCGGATCGTCGGCGGCGGCGATCTCTGGGTGAGCGAGTTCGTGCTGACCTATGACGGCGTGCCGTCCTATGTCGTCAGCATCATGGAATTCCGCGAAGGACTGGTGGCGCACGAGACGCAATATTTCGGCGAGAGGTTCGATCCCGCACCGTCGCGCGCGCATCTTGTCGAGGTCGTGAGGTAG
- a CDS encoding DUF2478 domain-containing protein, whose amino-acid sequence MFDAQCDLAALVYEAHQDPDAVLRSFAADLNARGCRVVGMVQAGQCADSSLSAVLLHSGETLLLAQDFDPAARGCRLDLARLQNAGMRIADALSHGADLVIINRFGKRERDGKGLSHLIGRALGADIPVVIAVGRDHFADWIKFAGGMSVRLGCERDALEAWWRSISTSNAQLDVGSHPTVCEILK is encoded by the coding sequence CTCGCCGCCCTCGTCTACGAGGCGCATCAGGACCCCGACGCGGTCCTGCGCAGCTTTGCGGCGGATCTGAATGCGCGTGGCTGTCGCGTCGTCGGCATGGTTCAGGCCGGCCAATGCGCGGATTCGAGCCTGTCGGCCGTGCTGCTTCACAGCGGCGAGACGCTTCTGCTCGCGCAGGATTTCGATCCGGCCGCGCGCGGCTGCCGGCTCGATCTCGCGCGGCTGCAAAATGCGGGGATGCGGATCGCGGACGCCCTCTCGCATGGCGCCGATCTCGTCATCATCAACCGCTTCGGCAAGCGCGAACGCGACGGCAAGGGCCTGTCCCATCTGATTGGACGCGCGCTGGGCGCCGACATTCCCGTGGTGATCGCGGTCGGCAGAGACCATTTCGCCGACTGGATCAAGTTCGCCGGCGGCATGAGCGTCAGGCTCGGCTGCGAACGCGACGCGTTGGAGGCGTGGTGGCGGAGCATCTCCACAAGCAACGCGCAGCTTGACGTCGGATCACATCCTACGGTGTGCGAAATTCTGAAGTAA